The Musa acuminata AAA Group cultivar baxijiao chromosome BXJ3-6, Cavendish_Baxijiao_AAA, whole genome shotgun sequence region TGTTTGATAGATCTACTTTTGACATCATATGATGTAGAATAATTTAACATGGTATGGAAAATAGGAGAGATACGTAGGATAAATGACGGGAAGCTGCCTTTTATCCTCCAGTAAACAAAACTAGATAAGGCCTGCTACAATCAAGCAATTAATTCCTCACTGAACGAAGTTGGCATATAATGGGTTTATGTATACACATTGAAAGTCAAACGCTATTTCTACTTGTTCtccttttgaataaattttagtcATGTTGGAACTCCTTTCCTTGATAATCAAGGGCTCCAAGAAGAGAAAAGTACAAAATAGGACACTATCCACTGACTTTTTTTAACCCCTAAATCAATTCTGAGTTGCCTCTAAAACTAAATATATCAATACAACAAAacttaataaaaaaaacaaagaacCATTCTAACTTAACTAGACTCAAATCTCAAACTATACCGAACATGACCCGGCTTGCATCACAAGAATATACGTTCATTtactttatatatacatatatacacacacataagtAAAAGCCAGAACacatattttctattttagaCCGAGAGAAAGGTGGAGACAGTCAACTAAAACCCTGGTGCAACAATGGATACATGCTAGGAAGCATTAAAATCCAGAAGTAAAGCCCTTACCACCACATAGTTACGCCAAGCCATAACATTCCGCGCGTATGCACAGACCCAATCTTTACATCTACGCCCATAAATTCCAACACTGCAGAAAGAATTTTCTCTACCTTCATCTTTCCATCTACTGACAAGCTTCCATGACTTTGAAACGAATGACCCGGCATATATCAAGGATGTCAGTAGGATAGGAAAGACCGCAGCTTGCCACTGCACAATCCGCTCCCATCATTAGGAAATTTCATCCGCATAGAAACCCTACAAGCGCCGCAGCTCGATAACTTACCAAGTGGTCGCGCCTGATCCCAAGAACACCCAGAATAGTTGGAAAATCGTCGAGTCTCCCAAGCTACTAAAAGAATTGGAGTCAGATTCGCGTTTATTGAAACGAGGTTGGAGGAGGAGATGGAAAGATAGGCGGCTTACTCCGAGGAGGAAGAGGCAGGAGATTACAGAGACTGCAGAGGAGACGACAGCGCAGGCGAACCGCCGGATCATGAAGCTTTCGAGCGAGGCCGGTGGAGGAAGGCGAAGGATTAGGGCAGGAGAGTAGAGTATCGCGACGTAGAAGAATGCCATGGCCGCACACGCGGTCACCGCCACCCTCCCCGAGATCGGAGCCGTCGCCAGCGCTAAATGATCGGAGATCCGGGGATTTTCcgatgtggaggaggaggaggaagccatgGCCGTGGATGGGAATGAGGACGGCATCGGTAGCTTCCCACACGGAGGCGGAAAAGCAGCCTCCGCTTTTGtatgttttctttctttatttgtattccctttaaatgatttcaatcttttaatatatagcataaaaaaataaaaataatagaatatTTATATTAACAACG contains the following coding sequences:
- the LOC103988047 gene encoding CAAX prenyl protease 2 isoform X3, whose translation is MPSSFPSTAMASSSSSTSENPRISDHLALATAPISGRVAVTACAAMAFFYVAILYSPALILRLPPPASLESFMIRRFACAVVSSAVSVISCLFLLGLGRLDDFPTILGVLGIRRDHLWQAAVFPILLTSLIYAGSFVSKSWKLVSRWKDEGRENSFCSVGIYGRRCKDWVCAYARNVMAWRNYVVAPITEELVFRACMIPLLLCGGFGTYSIVFLSPIFFSLAHLNHFLELYYQQKYSFMKAFLIVGLQLGYTVIFGWYTSFLFIRTGSLISPIVAHIFCNVMGLPVLSSPRTKGLMRHWNMD
- the LOC103988047 gene encoding CAAX prenyl protease 2 isoform X4 → MPSSFPSTAMASSSSSTSENPRISDHLALATAPISGRVAVTACAAMAFFYVAILYSPALILRLPPPASLESFMIRRFACAVVSSAVSVISCLFLLGLGRLDDFPTILGVLGIRRDHLWQAAVFPILLTSLIYAGSFVSKSWKLVSRWKDEGRENSFCSVGIYGRRCKDWVCAYARNVMAWRNYVVAPITEELVFRACMIPLLLCGGFGTYSIVFLSPIFFSLAHLNHFLELYYQQKYSFMKAFLIVAWLYRDIWMVHIFSLHSNREPNISHCSAYIL
- the LOC103988047 gene encoding CAAX prenyl protease 2 isoform X2 → MPSSFPSTAMASSSSSTSENPRISDHLALATAPISGRVAVTACAAMAFFYVAILYSPALILRLPPPASLESFMIRRFACAVVSSAVSVISCLFLLGLGRLDDFPTILGVLGIRRDHLWQAAVFPILLTSLIYAGSFVSKSWKLVSRWKDEGRENSFCSVGIYGRRCKDWVCAYARNVMAWRNYVVAPITEELVFRACMIPLLLCGGFGTYSIVFLSPIFFSLAHLNHFLELYYQQKYSFMKAFLILGYTVIFGWYTSFLFIRTGSLISPIVAHIFCNVMGLPVLSSPRTKGTATIAAAAGLVGFLYLLFPATNPDMYNQLRDGCRCWHRYCGWS
- the LOC103988047 gene encoding CAAX prenyl protease 2 isoform X1, which codes for MPSSFPSTAMASSSSSTSENPRISDHLALATAPISGRVAVTACAAMAFFYVAILYSPALILRLPPPASLESFMIRRFACAVVSSAVSVISCLFLLGLGRLDDFPTILGVLGIRRDHLWQAAVFPILLTSLIYAGSFVSKSWKLVSRWKDEGRENSFCSVGIYGRRCKDWVCAYARNVMAWRNYVVAPITEELVFRACMIPLLLCGGFGTYSIVFLSPIFFSLAHLNHFLELYYQQKYSFMKAFLIVGLQLGYTVIFGWYTSFLFIRTGSLISPIVAHIFCNVMGLPVLSSPRTKGTATIAAAAGLVGFLYLLFPATNPDMYNQLRDGCRCWHRYCGWS